One window of the Trypanosoma brucei gambiense DAL972 chromosome 3, complete sequence genome contains the following:
- a CDS encoding endosomal integral membrane protein, putative: MLRGAWLYLVHSIFSLTSIESSFSFLSSFTNRFHLSPSLLTHIFVSLTYTQNNNIKETFSSLILSVSPFFFLHIYPRAHAEAVGMTRFSCVALGVFAFLISALAVTDAFYIPGVQPRYYAEGDEVHFWVNSLRSLQVLFPKEYYTLPFCRPSEIITKDESIGEIIWGDRIQNSLYVTNMKKNTNCTVLPNCDAVANTKTILSNIDDLEGSIEKGYRGFMNIDNLPVFGEVPPDLLAHCASVPKDMRHTFYRGYWIGTPSACTGKTLINNHLEFVIKYNHAPHDPNKFMVVGLKATPYSIKHSDDGLSCNADMSATGSALDYLTTDDVRGGAVVHWSYGVKWEKSDVIWATRWDEYLHSSVADSSPAFHWLYVCSSLVVVLMCAASVATILMRTLHKDFSRYNSPVLEDGEEESGWKLVHADVFRPPDRAPLLAALTGNGYQVLGMSAGTMLFALLGFLSPARRGALLSAVIFLFVFMSVVSGYVCGFLLKYFGRCEWKHIFFCGCAFPGAIVGVYTFANIINYSHGSSGTIPFSLLFILLSLWILISVPLTVLGASFSFRQEPLANPVAVGRLAREIPPQTYMNRTLFLLVVPPIFPLCTIILELNFVLQALWSGQVYYVFGFLALVSFIWVIITALVTVFHLYYVLCRENHQWWWPAFFIPGGFGVPLFVYSIFFYMTQLAIHTFASSLLYFLYMGLISYAYGLAAGAVGLTSGIMFVRKIYGSIKVD, translated from the coding sequence ATGCTTCGCGGTGCGTGGCTCTATTTGGTgcattctattttttctctgaCTTCCATTGAATCCAGTTTTTCGTTCTTGAGCTCTTTTACTAACCGCTTTCACCTCTCACCTTCTCTGTTGACCCACATCTTTGTTTCCCTCACTTAcacccaaaacaacaacattaaaGAAACCTTCTCTTCACTTATTTTGAGCGTatcgccatttttttttttacatatttaCCCACGTGCGCACGCGGAGGCAGTCGGAATGACTCGCTTCTCGTGTGTTGCGCTTGGCGTCTTTGCCTTCCTCATCTCTGCATTGGCTGTGACTGACGCCTTTTACATTCCAGGCGTTCAACCCAGGTACTATGCTGAAGGTGATGAGGTTCATTTTTGGGTGAACTCACTTCGCTCACTTCAGGTGTTGTTCCCAAAGGAGTACTACACGCTTCCCTTCTGTAGGCCGAGTGAAATCATTACAAAGGACGAGTCCATCGGTGAAATCATATGGGGAGATCGTATACAGAATTCCTTGTACGTCAcaaacatgaagaaaaacaCGAACTGTACCGTGCTTCCAAACTGTGACGCAGTTGCCAACACTAAGACCATTTTGAGTAATATAGATGACTTGGAGGGCTCCATTGAAAAGGGGTATCGCGGTTTCATGAACATCGACAACCTTCCCGTTTTCGGAGAGGTGCCACCGGACTTGCTTGCTCATTGTGCCTCCGTCCCAAAGGACATGCGTCACACTTTCTACCGCGGCTATTGGATTGGCACGCCCAGTGCCTGCACCGGTAAAACACTCATTAACAATCACCTTGAATTTGTGATCAAGTACAACCATGCACCTCATGACCCTAACAAATTCATGGTAGTTGGACTTAAGGCCACGCCTTATAGCATCAAACACAGTGATGACGGGCTGAGTTGTAATGCGGATATGTCCGCCACTGGGAGCGCGTTAGACTATCTTACCACCGATGATGTGCGTGGGGGAGCCGTTGTGCACTGGTCGTATGGCGTCAAATGGGAGAAATCTGATGTTATTTGGGCCACCCGGTGGGATGAATACCTTCACAGCTCGGTTGCAGATTCCAGTCCTGCATTTCACTGGCTTTATGTCTGCAGCAGTTTAGTTGTCGTGCTCATGTGTGCCGCCTCTGTCGCAACCATTCTCATGCGTACTCTCCACAAGGACTTCAGCCGCTACAACTCCCCCGTTCTGGAAgatggtgaggaggaaaGCGGTTGGAAGCTtgttcatgctgatgtgtttCGGCCGCCAGACCGCGCCCCACTGCTTGCCGCCCTAACTGGAAATGGGTACCAGGTGTTGGGCATGAGCGCCGGAACAATGTTATTTGCTTTGCTTGGTTTCCTTTCTCCCGCCCGCCGCGGTGCTCTTTTGAGTGCTGTTATATTTCTGTTCGTGTTTATGTCAGTTGTGTCTGGGTACGTGTGCGGCTTCTTGCTCAAATACTTTGGACGATGTGAGTGGAAGCACATCTTTTTCTGCGGCTGCGCCTTCCCTGGCGCCATCGTTGGCGTCTACACCTTCGCCAATATCATCAATTATTCCCATGGCTCTTCGGGAACGATTCCATTTTCGCTCTTGTTTATTCTACTGTCGCTGTGGATTCTTATCAGTGTTCCGCTTACCGTTCTCGGCGCCTCGTTCTCATTCCGCCAGGAGCCCCTCGCTAATCCTGTCGCTGTTGGCCGTTTAGCGCGCGAGATTCCACCACAGACGTATATGAATCGGACTCTGTTTTTACTGGTGGTTCCTCCCATCTTTCCGCTATGTACAATCATATTAGAGCTCAACTTTGTCCTGCAGGCGCTGTGGTCTGGGCAGGTGTATTATGTGTTTGGGTTTCTGGCGTTGGTGAGCTTTATTTGGGTCATCATAACAGCTCTTGTCACAGTGTTCCATCTATATTACGTTCTGTGCCGTGAGAATCACCAGTGGTGGTGGCCCGCATTCTTTATCCCTGGTGGGTTCGGTGTGCCGCTCTTCGTTTACTCGATTTTCTTCTACATGACGCAATTGGCAATTCAcacttttgcttcctctttACTGTATTTCTTGTACATGGGATTGATATCGTATGCCTATGGGCTGGCAGCGGGAGCAGTGGGGCTCACATCGGGAATTATGTTTGTTCGCAAAATATATGGAAGCATCAAGGTGGACTGA